From Acidianus brierleyi:
AAGATAATTAAGACAATAGTTATAAAGGATAATGATACATATCTAACTTCAAGATATTTTTTATCATCAGAAGAAGAAGGTTTGATAAAAATTGATATCAAAGATAAAAATTAAGTACAATACGGAGAATTCAGAGGAAATATATAGAAGTATAAAAGTAGATAACATAGATCTTCCTGATGGCATGAAAATTAACGTTAATAAAGGAGATAATTATATAGAAATCTATATAGAGATGGAGATAAAATCTTCCAAAGACATTTTAACTCTTCGTAACACTGCAGATGAAATATTAGCACATATAGAAGTTATAGAAAAAGTAATTAGTAACGTTAATTCTTGATTATCCACTACTCCAGTTAATCAATTAATTTAAATACTTGAGACAGCTAACTCTAATTTATGCCATTAAGACCAGGTAGGTGTTACAGACATTTTTCAGGCCCAGCTTATACTAGAAAAGAGTATATACCGGGTGTACCTCAACCAAAGATAACTAAATTCACAATGGGAGATCCAAATAAGGATTATGATTATGTGATAAAATTAATAACGAAACAAATTGGTCAAATAAGACATAATTCACTCGAAGCAGCTAGAGTTATAGCATTAAAACAGATTTCAAGCGCTATAGGAAACGAAACAGATTTCTTCATATGGGTATTAAAGTATCCCCATCATGTAATCAGAGAAAATAAAATGATGGCTTTTGCTGGAGCAGATAGATTACAAGATGGAATGAGACTATCTTTTGGAAAACCTATAGGAACAGCAGCAAGAATTGAAAAATTAGGAGAAGTAATAATGCTATTAAAAGTAAAGAAAGAACACTTAGAGATTGCTAAACACGCATTTAAAGTTGCTCAATCAAAACTTCCTCTTGATACTGAAATAGTAGTAGAGCGTATACAAAAAGGTGCATAAAATCAGTGAGTTATTTTTTTGATTACGACAGAGTTATAGAAGAAATTGAAAAAAGAGGAGCTAAAAAGGTTCTTTTACAATTTCCTGAAGGTTTAAAATATTTTTCTACTGAAATAGTTGAGAAAATTCAATCTAAAATGCCAAATGTTGAATTAATAATATCTGGAGAGCCTAGCTGGGGAGCCTGCGACGTAGCTGAGGACGAAGCTAATATAATCAATGCAGATTTAATAATTCACTTTGGACATACTCCGTATACTTGGTATTATCCAAAGTTTCCTACAGTTTTTATAAATGCTGAAAGTAGAATTGAGATAAATGGAGAACAAATTTCTGAATTAAAAGAAATTCTAAAACAATACGACGCTAAGTCTGTAGCACTAACGTCCACAATACAACACCATAATGTTCTAAACAAAATAAAGGAAAACCTTAGGGAATTTGAAGTAATAATTGGAAATCCCTCAAATCCTTTCATGTTTCCCGGTCAGATATTGGGATGTGACTATAAAGCAGCCACTTCTGTTAATGCCGACGTATATGTAAATGTGTCTGGAGGAGAATTTCATGTTATAGGTCTTGGTCTAGCAACTATGAAACCTACCATCAAGTTGGATCCATACACAATGAAAGTAGAGGACATGACTAATGAAGTTAACAGAATTTTGAAAATAAGATATTCGAAAATATTAAAGGCTATGGACGCAAGAAATTGGGTAATAATACAAGGTGTAAAAGTGGGCCAAAATAGGCCCTTAATGGTAAAGTATTTTGAGAAAAAGCTAAAGGAGAGAAATAATAACGTCTTTATTGTAACAAATAAGGTATTAAATATAGATAACTTAAGAAATATAGATAGAAGTTACATAGATGCTTATATAGTAACTTCTTGTCCAAGGCTTCCAACAGATGATCTATTTGAGTTCGAAAAACCGGTCTTAACACCTGGAGAAGCAAAAATGATTATAATCAATAAATTAGAACCATATATATTCCCGTGGTAAAAAATGAGAGGACAAGGAGACTTTGTTTACCCTGGAGAGGAAATCGCAGTAATAGAAGAATTCTCTGCAGGAGAAAATACATATGAAGATAATGGGCAAGTAAGAGCTTCGTCATTGGGTAAAGTTTTTTATGATATGATTAATAGAAGGAGTAATATTTTATCAGTAAAAAGGCCTATATTATTAAATCTCAAAAAGGCAAAATATGTATATGGAACAGTTACACTAGTAAAAGAAGATTCTGCTACAGTTTCTATAAACAGCATAGAAGAAAGATTCATAAGTCCATCAATAACTGGATATCTTCATATTTCACAAATTTCTAATAAATACTTAGAAAAAATAACCGACGGTATAAAATTAGGTGATATTATTAAAGCTAGACCATTATCTATCTCAATACCTCTTCCCTTAACATTAAAAGGAAAAGATTTAGGAGTTGTACTAGCTCAGTGCTCAATTTGTGGAACGTTAATGATAAAAACAGACGAAGAACATTTAAAGTGTCCTAACTGTGGTAATATAGAAAAAAGAAAACTTGGTAACTATGCGGTGAAAAAAGTTGGAAATTAAAGTAGTAAAATTATCAGGAGATTACCTAGAACTTGAAATAACTGGCGAAGATCATACATTAGGAAATCTAATAGCAGGATCAT
This genomic window contains:
- a CDS encoding KEOPS complex subunit Pcc1 — its product is MISKIKIKYNTENSEEIYRSIKVDNIDLPDGMKINVNKGDNYIEIYIEMEIKSSKDILTLRNTADEILAHIEVIEKVISNVNS
- a CDS encoding 50S ribosomal protein L16, with product MPLRPGRCYRHFSGPAYTRKEYIPGVPQPKITKFTMGDPNKDYDYVIKLITKQIGQIRHNSLEAARVIALKQISSAIGNETDFFIWVLKYPHHVIRENKMMAFAGADRLQDGMRLSFGKPIGTAARIEKLGEVIMLLKVKKEHLEIAKHAFKVAQSKLPLDTEIVVERIQKGA
- the dph2 gene encoding diphthamide biosynthesis enzyme Dph2 — translated: MSYFFDYDRVIEEIEKRGAKKVLLQFPEGLKYFSTEIVEKIQSKMPNVELIISGEPSWGACDVAEDEANIINADLIIHFGHTPYTWYYPKFPTVFINAESRIEINGEQISELKEILKQYDAKSVALTSTIQHHNVLNKIKENLREFEVIIGNPSNPFMFPGQILGCDYKAATSVNADVYVNVSGGEFHVIGLGLATMKPTIKLDPYTMKVEDMTNEVNRILKIRYSKILKAMDARNWVIIQGVKVGQNRPLMVKYFEKKLKERNNNVFIVTNKVLNIDNLRNIDRSYIDAYIVTSCPRLPTDDLFEFEKPVLTPGEAKMIIINKLEPYIFPW
- a CDS encoding exosome complex RNA-binding protein Csl4; amino-acid sequence: MRGQGDFVYPGEEIAVIEEFSAGENTYEDNGQVRASSLGKVFYDMINRRSNILSVKRPILLNLKKAKYVYGTVTLVKEDSATVSINSIEERFISPSITGYLHISQISNKYLEKITDGIKLGDIIKARPLSISIPLPLTLKGKDLGVVLAQCSICGTLMIKTDEEHLKCPNCGNIEKRKLGNYAVKKVGN